Proteins encoded together in one Dechloromonas sp. HYN0024 window:
- a CDS encoding phage protein NinX family protein → MRVIGLEGALLDFWVAKSENLKRLPEAPAAGQTTHQESGYWHPDTYHPSSNWSQGGAIVAKDWHGIEDGMIEWFGPHWAFIKRISDAPLPWLMRAYVKVHFGDEVEDVDQ, encoded by the coding sequence ATGCGGGTCATAGGTCTTGAAGGTGCACTGCTCGATTTCTGGGTGGCCAAATCGGAGAATCTCAAGCGCTTGCCGGAGGCGCCCGCAGCGGGACAAACGACCCATCAGGAAAGCGGCTACTGGCATCCGGATACGTATCACCCGTCGAGCAACTGGTCTCAGGGGGGCGCCATCGTCGCCAAGGACTGGCACGGTATCGAGGATGGCATGATTGAATGGTTCGGGCCGCATTGGGCTTTTATCAAGCGCATATCTGATGCGCCGCTGCCCTGGTTGATGCGGGCCTACGTAAAAGTCCATTTCGGTGATGAAGTCGAGGATGTCGATCAGTGA
- a CDS encoding error-prone DNA polymerase — translation MSLPDYAELHCLSNFTFLRGASHPHELVEQAAIQGYTALALTDECSLAGIVRAHQAAKHAGLKLIVGSEMRTHDGLKLIFLAKNREGYGNLSALITLARRRAEKGAYTLHRHDLNIVSPNGAVPDCLVLWAPDTGALVTDGQWLAERFPGRLWLAVELHAGADDASRLANLQALGAACGLPLVAAGDVHMHIKARRPVQDVLTALRLKTTVFAAGYALFPNAERHLRTRLRLSRLYPPELLAETRKIAGLCTFSLDELRYEYPEEIVPSGHTPTSWLRHETEDGLRRRYPQGIPDDVRQRIEHELRLIAELKYEPYFLTVYDIVCFSRSVDILCQGRGSAANSIVCFALGITEVSPDRSGMLFERFISKERGEPPDIDVDFEHERRPEVIAYIYGKYGRERTALAAALITYRTKGALRDAGRVLGFETARIDALTASLAWWDKREQLPARFAEQGLDPNSPRVEKWLWIAGQLRGFPRHLTQHVGGFVMSRGPLARLVPVENTAMAERTVIQWDKDDLDAVGLMKVDVLALGMLSAIRRMLALLSASSGRTWRMADIPREDPATYDMLCHADSMGVFQVESRAQMAMLPRLKPRRYYDLVVEVALVRPGPIQGDMVHPYLKRRQGREPIEKISPAVDKVLERTCGVPIFQEQVMQLAVVAANFTPGEADQLRRAMAAWKRKGGLEPFEQKLLVGMAANGLPDTFARRIIAQIQGFGEYGFPESHAASFALLVYVSAWLKRHHPAVFLCGLLNSQPMGFYSPSMLIQDARRHGVNVLPPDVTESDWDSRIDASGAVRLGLRDISGLSKAAAGRITALDRRETPLVNIADLAARASLTRRDLDLLAAADALQNLAGHRRQAAWAATVAVVQGDLFDGLTIPEPETTLLPPSEAENLVADYRSLGLSLRRHPLALLRPHLAARRFVMAASLKAAGHCALIRAAGIVVGRQRPGTATGIVFVTLEDESGLVNVVVHPQLVESQRRDLLGARLLGVYGQLQIEGEVVHLVAKRLVDLSAWLGRLETASRDFH, via the coding sequence ATGTCTCTGCCAGATTATGCCGAGTTGCACTGCCTCTCCAATTTCACTTTTCTGCGAGGCGCCTCGCATCCGCATGAACTCGTCGAACAGGCCGCGATACAAGGGTATACGGCGCTGGCACTGACCGATGAGTGCTCGCTGGCTGGCATTGTCCGGGCGCATCAGGCGGCGAAACATGCCGGGTTAAAACTGATTGTCGGCAGTGAGATGCGCACCCACGACGGCCTCAAGCTGATTTTTCTGGCCAAAAACCGCGAAGGCTACGGCAACCTGTCGGCGCTCATCACGCTGGCCCGGCGACGGGCGGAGAAGGGGGCTTATACCCTGCACCGCCATGACCTGAATATCGTCTCGCCGAATGGTGCAGTCCCCGATTGTCTGGTGCTGTGGGCGCCCGATACAGGGGCCTTGGTGACTGACGGGCAGTGGCTGGCCGAGCGTTTTCCTGGCCGCCTGTGGCTTGCCGTCGAACTGCATGCCGGAGCCGACGACGCAAGCCGACTGGCCAACCTGCAGGCACTGGGTGCGGCCTGCGGCCTGCCACTGGTGGCGGCGGGCGATGTGCATATGCACATCAAGGCGCGTCGTCCGGTACAGGATGTGCTGACCGCACTGCGCCTGAAAACCACCGTCTTTGCGGCGGGTTATGCCCTTTTTCCCAATGCCGAGCGGCATCTGCGCACACGCCTGCGCCTGTCTCGCCTCTATCCGCCAGAACTACTGGCGGAAACCCGGAAAATTGCCGGCCTGTGTACGTTCTCGCTCGACGAACTCCGCTATGAGTACCCGGAAGAAATCGTGCCGTCCGGCCACACGCCGACCTCCTGGCTCCGTCACGAAACCGAAGATGGCCTGCGCCGCCGCTATCCACAGGGAATTCCCGACGATGTACGGCAACGTATCGAGCACGAGTTGCGACTGATCGCCGAGCTGAAATATGAGCCTTATTTCCTGACGGTGTACGACATCGTCTGTTTTTCCCGCAGCGTCGATATCCTGTGTCAGGGGCGTGGTTCGGCGGCCAATTCGATCGTCTGTTTCGCGCTCGGCATTACCGAAGTCAGTCCGGATCGTTCGGGCATGCTGTTTGAGCGTTTCATTTCGAAGGAGCGGGGGGAGCCGCCGGATATTGATGTCGACTTCGAGCACGAGCGCCGCCCCGAGGTCATCGCCTATATCTATGGCAAATACGGGCGGGAACGCACGGCGCTGGCGGCGGCCCTGATCACCTACCGGACCAAGGGCGCGCTGCGTGATGCGGGCCGGGTGCTCGGCTTCGAAACAGCGCGCATTGACGCCCTGACTGCCTCGCTGGCATGGTGGGACAAGCGCGAACAATTGCCGGCGCGCTTCGCTGAGCAGGGCCTGGACCCCAACTCGCCGAGAGTCGAGAAATGGCTGTGGATCGCCGGGCAATTGCGCGGCTTTCCCCGTCACCTGACCCAGCACGTCGGCGGCTTCGTCATGTCGCGCGGGCCGCTGGCCCGACTGGTGCCGGTCGAAAATACAGCCATGGCCGAACGCACGGTGATCCAGTGGGACAAGGATGATCTCGATGCCGTCGGCCTGATGAAGGTCGATGTGCTGGCTCTCGGTATGCTGTCAGCCATCCGCCGGATGCTTGCCCTGTTGAGTGCAAGTTCGGGCCGAACATGGCGGATGGCCGACATCCCGCGAGAAGATCCGGCCACCTACGACATGCTTTGCCACGCTGACAGCATGGGCGTTTTTCAAGTCGAGTCGCGCGCCCAGATGGCCATGCTGCCACGCCTGAAGCCGCGTCGTTACTACGATCTCGTTGTCGAGGTCGCACTCGTCCGGCCCGGGCCGATCCAGGGGGACATGGTGCATCCCTACCTCAAGCGGCGACAGGGCAGGGAGCCCATCGAGAAAATATCGCCGGCCGTCGACAAGGTACTTGAGCGCACCTGCGGCGTACCGATCTTTCAGGAGCAGGTCATGCAACTGGCCGTCGTTGCTGCCAATTTCACCCCCGGCGAGGCCGACCAGCTGCGGCGGGCAATGGCTGCCTGGAAGCGCAAGGGCGGCCTTGAGCCTTTCGAACAAAAATTGCTCGTCGGCATGGCGGCCAATGGCCTGCCGGATACTTTCGCCCGGCGCATCATTGCCCAAATACAGGGCTTCGGAGAATACGGATTTCCCGAATCGCACGCCGCCAGCTTCGCGCTGCTCGTCTATGTCTCGGCCTGGCTCAAACGGCATCATCCGGCCGTTTTTCTGTGTGGCCTGCTCAACAGCCAGCCGATGGGCTTTTACTCACCCTCGATGCTGATTCAGGACGCCCGACGCCATGGCGTGAACGTGCTGCCGCCCGACGTCACGGAAAGCGATTGGGACAGTCGGATCGATGCCAGCGGAGCCGTCCGCCTCGGCCTGCGCGACATCAGCGGCTTGTCAAAAGCTGCGGCCGGACGCATTACCGCACTTGACCGGCGAGAAACCCCGCTGGTAAACATTGCTGACCTGGCCGCTCGAGCCAGCCTGACGCGTCGCGACCTTGATCTGCTGGCCGCGGCCGATGCCCTGCAAAATCTGGCCGGTCATCGTCGTCAGGCTGCCTGGGCGGCGACTGTAGCGGTCGTTCAGGGGGATCTGTTCGACGGTTTGACGATACCAGAGCCTGAAACCACGTTGTTGCCGCCGAGCGAGGCCGAAAATCTCGTCGCCGATTACCGCAGCCTCGGTCTGAGTCTGCGCCGTCACCCATTGGCGCTGCTTCGTCCGCACCTGGCTGCGCGGCGGTTCGTCATGGCCGCCAGCCTGAAAGCTGCCGGCCATTGCGCCCTGATCCGCGCCGCCGGGATCGTGGTCGGCCGTCAGCGACCGGGAACCGCCACCGGCATCGTTTTCGTGACACTGGAAGACGAAAGCGGGCTGGTCAATGTTGTCGTTCATCCACAGCTTGTCGAAAGCCAGCGGCGTGACCTTCTTGGCGCACGGCTGCTCGGTGTTTATGGACAATTACAGATTGAAGGAGAAGTCGTGCATCTGGTCGCCAAACGTCTGGTTGACCTTTCAGCATGGCTTGGCCGACTCGAAACGGCGAGCCGGGATTTTCACTGA